The genomic interval CAGTTGTCGGCTGCCCTGCCGGAGCTGCCCGGCGTCTTCACCTTTCCCGAAGCCAAACAATGGGCCTACGCCGGTACCGCGCTGCTGGCGCTCGGCAGTAAGCGGCACCTGAGCCAAGCCATCGAGGCGTCGTCCCAAGCCATCACGCTGTACCAGTCGGCCCCCGAGCGAGACCAGTCCTCGGGCGATCTCTTGGCCTCACACCTCGACTTAGCCACGGCCCACCTGGCCGGTGGTGATCTCGATGGTGCGCGGGACAAGCTGACGGTGGTGCTGGAAGCTGCCCCGGAGCGGCGGACCGCCAGCATTTCCAGCCGCTTGCAAGTCTTCGGCGACCGGCTTGCCCAACCGACCTACGCCCGGTCGGTCTCGGCCCGTAGCCTGCGAGACAGCCTTCAGGAGGCGTGCCGTCGCCCCGCCCTCACCAACCTTCCGGAGTCCACGCAGTGAGCAACACTGACCAGCAGAATGCCGCCGTGACCGACGCCAAGCTGTTGGCCAACAGCGCCTACGGTGATGAGCGTCATCTGGCCGCCCGGCAGTCGATCTATCGCTGGCAGCAGCCGCAGTACGACCTGCCCGGCCTGGTGGCCGAGCAGCTGGGAGACACCACTGGTCGAGTGCTGGACGTGGGCTGCGGCAACGGCAAATTCGTCAAGCGGCTGCGGCAAGACCGGCCCGACTTGGATGTGATCGGCCTGGACATCTCGGCGGGCATCTTGGCCGACGTGCCGGGACCGGTGGCGGTGGCGGACGCCCAGGCCCTGCCCTTTACCGACGACACGGCCGAAGCTGTGCTGGCGCTGCACATGCTCTACCACGCTCGGAATATCCCGGCCACGGTCGCGGAGCTGGCCCGCGTACTGAAGCCGGGTGGACTGCTGGTGGCCTCGACCAACAGCGACAGTGACAAGCGGGAGCTGGACCAGCTGTGGCGGCGGGCGGCCGGTGACGTGCTGGGCGTAGCGGAAGGGCCGGCCCGAGTGTCGCTGAGTGCCCGGTTCTCGCTGGAGAAAGCCCCGAAGCTGCTGGGCACGGCCTTCCGTGACATCCAGGTGCTGGAGCTGCCCGGCGTCATTGAGCTGACCGACCCCGCCCCGATCGTGGCGCACCTGGCGTCGTACGAAGCCTGGGCCGAGCAGCTGGGCGTGCCATTCATCGAGACGATCCAGCGGGCGGAGGAGTTGGCCGAGCGCGTCATCCAGGACAAGGGCGCGTTCAGCATCACGTGTCTGGGCGGCATTCTCGTCAGCCGTAGAAACGTAGAAGGACAGGGCGGACGTCGCGTCCTAGGTCGTTGGTGCTGACTTGAGGACGCCCTTAAACTTGCCTATTACGCAGCGACCGAGACCATTCGATCCAGGACGACTCAGTGTCCCGTTGGCCGATTGTTTCGAGGCTTATGTGACCATCGAATCCCACGTCATTGAGCAAATCCAGAATCTTGGGCAGCTCCAAATCTCCAGCTCCAAATGCCAAGTGCCCCTTGCCGCCACGCTTCGCGTCGTGAAGGTGCATGTTGGCAATTTTTGAGTGATGGCTTTGAAGGAAGTGTTGGAAATCGTCCTCATTCTGGATGCAGTGTCCGATATCCAGCGTAAACTTCAGCTGTGGAAGATAGCCGGAAAGGGATTCCAAGTCGCGAACCTCAATTAGGCATTCCCGCGACGCTCCACCTCGACGTGGCATGTTCTCGACGGCGACGATTGGACCGTCTCCAACCATAATCTTAGCCAGTGGCTCCACGAGCTGCTCCAACACGTCCTCGTGTTTTTCCCATACGCCGTAGGTTCCTGTGTGGTAGGTAATCACCTTCGCGTCGAGGTCACTCGCTACCTGTCGCGCGCTAAGGCAGCGTTCGAGGGACAAGGTTCTGAGCTCCGCCCACGGTGCTGCGAGCGCTACACCTATGAATGGGGCATGAACCGTTATGGGCATGCCGGCGAGCAACGACCGGAATCCTTTTATTTCGTCCTGAGTTGGCAGATATTCGAGCCACAATTCGACATGCTGCAACCCGTCAAGCCGCTGTAGCTTTGTGTACTGCGTATTCCACTCTTGAGGATCGGAAGAGAGGATGTTTAGGAAAGCGCCGCGACTGTATTGGGTGAGGTCCAGATCCATTGTGTCTCAATTCTACGACTCTATGGAGTAATTGTCGACACGGCTGCGGATATGTGGCGCG from Streptomyces spiramyceticus carries:
- a CDS encoding class I SAM-dependent methyltransferase, with protein sequence MSNTDQQNAAVTDAKLLANSAYGDERHLAARQSIYRWQQPQYDLPGLVAEQLGDTTGRVLDVGCGNGKFVKRLRQDRPDLDVIGLDISAGILADVPGPVAVADAQALPFTDDTAEAVLALHMLYHARNIPATVAELARVLKPGGLLVASTNSDSDKRELDQLWRRAAGDVLGVAEGPARVSLSARFSLEKAPKLLGTAFRDIQVLELPGVIELTDPAPIVAHLASYEAWAEQLGVPFIETIQRAEELAERVIQDKGAFSITCLGGILVSRRNVEGQGGRRVLGRWC
- a CDS encoding sugar phosphate isomerase/epimerase family protein, with the translated sequence MDLDLTQYSRGAFLNILSSDPQEWNTQYTKLQRLDGLQHVELWLEYLPTQDEIKGFRSLLAGMPITVHAPFIGVALAAPWAELRTLSLERCLSARQVASDLDAKVITYHTGTYGVWEKHEDVLEQLVEPLAKIMVGDGPIVAVENMPRRGGASRECLIEVRDLESLSGYLPQLKFTLDIGHCIQNEDDFQHFLQSHHSKIANMHLHDAKRGGKGHLAFGAGDLELPKILDLLNDVGFDGHISLETIGQRDTESSWIEWSRSLRNRQV